The following coding sequences lie in one Nitrospirota bacterium genomic window:
- a CDS encoding SMP-30/gluconolactonase/LRE family protein encodes MKRGVRIEQYFLRLTVVVFAVLFFMPAVALSADIYKFERLWPALQQPWYFDYPQGLAVDSNGYVYVADKNHNRIMKLAPDGQLVASWGRFGTGNGEFSNPQGITVDSSGNVYVVDTDNNRIQMFDSKGKYKGQWGSYGTTGNGKFNFPQGGIAVDRKGYVYVADTSNHRVQKFDSNGMYKSQWGSYGDGNTQFNLPKGIAVAPNDEEVYVVDSNNHRVMKFRSDGVYIHQWGTRGEGNLQFQYPNGIAVDRYGDVYVADTSNHRILRFHDDGTFSRKCGEQGFGDGQFISPSGIAVDNDGFVYTTDYNHIQKFTSTRLEFVSKWGSDGAGNGKFNLPVGIAVNSSSIVYVADALNNRIQKFTSEGQYDIQWGSPGAGIGQFNFPTGVAIDSSGYIYVADTNNNRIQKFSPAGQYETQWGTPGVGNRQFNGPTGIAIDSSGYIYVADTGNNRIQKFSPDTQYVTEWGKTGSGDVLLNHPYGVAVGSDGYMYVADTNNNYIKKFTLNGTYERKWGGHPGDDDGDVNFPKGIAVDSEGYVYIADTTKNRIQKFDPNGNFISKYGGPGYGPGLFSTPNYLSINNDKLYIPDPLNNRVQVIKRLSISSNNKAIVVAGGGPYEGNKLWEATQTAANFAYWALMNQGFSSDRIYYLSSDKDKDLDLDGDKISDVDDYAKNTNLQAAVNWASDADNLFVYLVDHGGVDQNGNGTFRMDETEMLSVSQLDSWLGTYQNQPCPTSYLMNESFENGLPAGWTVIDNAGSGAVWRFDDPLNRGNQTGGSGSFAIADSDNAGAVNMNTEMRTPVLNMSNMSTVKLEFRTDFRYYSSGGAEVADVDVSVNGGTDWSTVWHKTGADYRGPHTESIDITGTAAGKNSVIIRFHYYGANYDWWWQVDDVKISGTITSNILAQSFENGLPPGWTVVDNALSGAVWRFDDPGSRGNLTGGPGNFAIADSDNAGAVNMNTELRTPVLDMSGMSTVKLEFRTDFRYYSSGGAEVADVDVSVNGGTDWSTVWQKTGADYRGPKTEVVDISSAAGQNNVMIRFHYYNAAYDWWWQIDDVKISGASTSNSCRQVTFVYDACKSGSFLTALNTPPSGKKRVLVSSASSGESSYFVNQGSVSFSNFFWTDVFNGSNVKEAFDNATSALTTAIDNQTPLLNDGALAQTTYIGNGAIISGDMPTIGSISASAPTQSTATLTADNVTDRDGIARVWAVILPPGYASGASNNTVSGLPSIELMPVEGTLGQYTATYDKFNIADSYGTYNISIYAKDRIGNTSMPMTTTVAVGTPLKRRAIILAGGSQSDANWDGIQKGAQAAYNALKFQGYKDDSEQGCTNNEDICLYSPVAFTSGFDGTSTLSNLQSAIQTWGADSVEDVVLYMIGNGDAGSFNIKGTEPQETLTATQLDTWLDTLQNTIPGKVTVIYDASYSGAFNSKLADPNRDRILIGSSGGQAYFLSDGDISFSNYFWKRIMNGWNVRDAFYNARSAMEFSTAQEQKAWIDDNGNGTGNESSDGSVAFNYTIGVGIRLAGKDPMIGSVSAIPNTLTGALSTLIRADDVTTVGTLAAVNPVWAVVTSPKGPGDSEGSQTIVVLSDVGNNRYEGSTGNIFNAFGKYEVAVFAKDDAGDISSVSQ; translated from the coding sequence ATGAAAAGAGGGGTAAGAATTGAACAGTATTTTTTGAGGCTTACAGTCGTTGTCTTTGCCGTCCTGTTTTTTATGCCTGCCGTTGCATTATCAGCAGATATCTATAAGTTCGAACGCCTCTGGCCCGCGCTCCAGCAGCCGTGGTATTTTGACTACCCACAGGGCTTAGCGGTTGACAGCAACGGTTATGTTTACGTTGCTGATAAGAATCACAACCGGATTATGAAGTTAGCGCCCGACGGTCAACTTGTAGCAAGTTGGGGGCGCTTTGGCACTGGCAACGGAGAGTTTAGTAATCCACAAGGCATAACGGTTGATAGCAGTGGTAATGTGTATGTGGTGGATACGGACAACAACAGGATTCAGATGTTCGATTCAAAAGGAAAGTATAAGGGCCAATGGGGAAGCTATGGCACCACTGGAAATGGAAAATTCAACTTTCCTCAAGGTGGCATAGCGGTTGACAGAAAAGGTTATGTATATGTTGCTGATACAAGTAACCACCGCGTACAAAAATTCGACTCAAACGGCATGTATAAGTCTCAATGGGGAAGCTACGGCGATGGGAACACACAGTTTAATCTTCCTAAGGGCATAGCGGTTGCGCCTAATGATGAAGAAGTATATGTTGTTGATTCAAATAACCACCGTGTCATGAAATTCCGTTCGGATGGAGTATATATCCACCAGTGGGGAACCCGGGGCGAAGGGAACCTACAATTTCAATATCCTAATGGCATAGCAGTTGATAGGTACGGAGATGTATATGTGGCTGATACAAGTAACCATCGCATACTAAGATTCCACGACGACGGAACATTTAGCAGAAAATGTGGAGAACAAGGATTTGGAGATGGGCAGTTCATTTCTCCGTCTGGTATAGCAGTTGATAACGACGGTTTTGTATATACCACTGATTATAATCACATCCAAAAATTTACTTCAACACGTCTTGAATTTGTATCAAAATGGGGAAGCGACGGTGCCGGGAATGGGAAGTTCAATTTGCCCGTGGGCATTGCGGTTAACAGCAGCAGTATAGTATATGTGGCCGATGCGCTCAACAACCGCATCCAAAAATTTACATCTGAAGGACAATATGATATCCAATGGGGGAGCCCAGGCGCTGGGATTGGTCAGTTTAATTTCCCTACGGGCGTAGCGATTGACAGCAGCGGTTATATTTATGTGGCAGATACAAACAATAACCGTATTCAAAAATTCTCCCCGGCCGGACAATATGAAACCCAATGGGGGACCCCCGGTGTTGGAAACCGGCAATTCAATGGCCCTACAGGAATAGCGATTGACAGCAGCGGTTATATTTATGTGGCGGATACAGGCAATAACCGCATTCAAAAATTCTCCCCGGACACCCAGTATGTTACTGAATGGGGAAAGACAGGCTCCGGAGACGTTCTGCTTAATCATCCATATGGGGTTGCAGTTGGCAGTGATGGTTATATGTATGTTGCAGATACAAATAACAACTACATAAAAAAATTTACCCTGAATGGTACGTATGAAAGAAAGTGGGGCGGCCATCCTGGGGATGACGACGGGGATGTTAATTTTCCAAAAGGGATTGCTGTTGACAGCGAGGGATATGTATATATTGCCGATACTACTAAAAATCGCATCCAGAAATTCGACCCAAACGGGAATTTCATCTCAAAATACGGAGGACCAGGATATGGACCAGGGCTGTTTAGTACACCAAATTATTTATCTATCAATAACGATAAGCTTTATATTCCGGACCCGCTTAACAACCGTGTTCAGGTAATTAAAAGATTAAGTATCTCTTCCAACAACAAGGCAATAGTCGTGGCAGGTGGCGGTCCTTATGAGGGAAACAAGTTGTGGGAGGCGACGCAGACTGCGGCCAATTTTGCTTACTGGGCGCTTATGAACCAGGGCTTCTCAAGCGACAGGATTTACTATCTGTCATCTGATAAAGATAAAGACCTCGACCTCGACGGAGATAAGATTTCAGACGTGGACGATTATGCGAAAAATACGAATCTGCAGGCTGCCGTCAACTGGGCCTCTGACGCCGACAATCTTTTCGTGTATCTTGTGGACCACGGCGGTGTGGACCAAAACGGCAACGGGACCTTTCGCATGGACGAGACAGAGATGCTGTCAGTCTCTCAGCTTGACTCATGGCTGGGTACCTATCAAAACCAGCCTTGCCCGACTTCGTATCTCATGAATGAATCCTTTGAAAACGGCCTGCCTGCGGGCTGGACCGTGATTGACAATGCCGGGAGCGGCGCGGTCTGGCGTTTTGATGATCCTCTTAATCGAGGAAATCAGACCGGCGGCTCCGGGAGCTTTGCCATTGCTGACAGCGATAATGCCGGAGCAGTAAACATGAACACCGAAATGCGAACTCCCGTTTTAAACATGTCGAATATGAGCACGGTCAAGCTCGAATTCAGGACCGACTTTCGTTACTACTCCAGTGGAGGCGCGGAGGTCGCTGATGTGGATGTCAGCGTGAACGGAGGAACGGATTGGTCGACTGTATGGCATAAAACCGGCGCGGATTACAGGGGACCTCATACCGAGTCTATCGATATTACAGGCACAGCCGCCGGAAAAAACAGTGTGATAATAAGGTTTCATTATTACGGTGCCAACTATGACTGGTGGTGGCAGGTTGACGACGTAAAAATAAGCGGTACCATCACATCCAACATTCTTGCTCAATCCTTTGAAAACGGTTTGCCTCCGGGCTGGACAGTGGTTGACAATGCATTGAGCGGCGCGGTCTGGCGCTTTGATGATCCCGGCAGCCGTGGAAATCTGACCGGCGGCCCGGGGAACTTTGCCATTGCTGACAGCGATAATGCCGGGGCCGTAAATATGAACACCGAACTGCGAACGCCTGTTTTAGACATGTCGGGTATGAGCACGGTCAAGCTCGAATTCAGGACCGACTTTCGTTACTACTCCAGTGGAGGCGCGGAGGTCGCTGATGTGGATGTCAGCGTGAACGGAGGAACGGATTGGTCGACTGTATGGCAAAAAACCGGCGCGGATTACCGGGGTCCGAAAACGGAGGTTGTTGATATTTCATCTGCCGCCGGACAGAACAATGTGATGATACGCTTCCATTATTATAATGCCGCCTATGACTGGTGGTGGCAGATTGACGATGTAAAAATAAGCGGCGCATCGACATCGAATTCATGCCGTCAGGTCACATTTGTCTACGACGCCTGCAAATCCGGCAGCTTCCTGACAGCGCTTAATACGCCTCCATCAGGCAAGAAGCGCGTGCTTGTCTCAAGCGCATCCTCCGGAGAAAGCTCATACTTTGTGAACCAGGGCAGCGTGTCCTTCTCAAACTTCTTCTGGACGGACGTCTTTAACGGCTCAAACGTCAAGGAAGCATTTGACAATGCAACGAGCGCCTTGACAACGGCAATAGACAATCAAACTCCTTTGCTTAATGATGGCGCCCTGGCCCAGACCACCTATATCGGAAACGGGGCAATAATCTCCGGGGATATGCCGACAATAGGGAGTATATCTGCAAGTGCACCGACTCAGTCGACAGCCACATTAACAGCCGATAACGTAACGGACAGGGACGGCATAGCTCGCGTATGGGCGGTAATACTTCCGCCCGGCTACGCATCAGGTGCGTCAAACAACACTGTAAGCGGACTGCCGTCTATCGAACTGATGCCGGTAGAAGGAACTCTGGGTCAGTATACAGCGACTTATGACAAATTCAACATAGCGGACAGCTACGGCACATACAATATCTCAATCTATGCAAAGGACCGGATAGGCAACACATCCATGCCGATGACCACAACGGTTGCAGTCGGAACTCCGTTAAAGAGAAGGGCGATCATATTGGCTGGAGGGAGCCAGTCGGATGCGAACTGGGATGGAATACAGAAGGGCGCACAGGCGGCGTATAACGCGCTGAAGTTCCAGGGTTATAAAGATGACAGTGAGCAGGGATGTACCAATAATGAAGATATATGTTTATACAGCCCTGTGGCATTCACATCCGGCTTTGACGGTACATCGACACTGAGCAATTTGCAATCTGCGATACAGACCTGGGGAGCGGACAGTGTGGAAGATGTGGTGTTGTATATGATCGGCAATGGCGATGCAGGTTCATTTAATATCAAGGGAACTGAGCCTCAGGAGACGCTTACAGCGACCCAGTTGGATACCTGGCTTGACACTCTGCAAAACACTATTCCCGGCAAGGTGACGGTGATATATGACGCAAGTTATTCAGGGGCGTTCAATTCAAAGCTGGCAGACCCAAACCGTGACCGTATACTGATAGGGAGCTCGGGGGGGCAGGCGTATTTTCTATCGGACGGAGACATATCATTCTCGAATTATTTCTGGAAGAGGATAATGAACGGGTGGAACGTGCGTGACGCGTTTTATAATGCGCGGAGCGCGATGGAGTTTTCGACGGCACAGGAGCAGAAGGCGTGGATAGACGATAACGGCAATGGAACGGGCAATGAGAGCAGTGACGGATCAGTTGCCTTTAATTACACCATAGGGGTGGGGATAAGGCTTGCGGGAAAGGACCCGATGATAGGGTCGGTGTCGGCAATACCGAATACCTTAACGGGTGCGCTTTCAACTCTTATTCGCGCTGACGATGTAACGACAGTGGGTACGCTTGCAGCGGTAAACCCGGTGTGGGCAGTGGTAACATCTCCAAAGGGGCCGGGAGACAGTGAAGGTAGTCAGACGATAGTGGTGCTTTCGGATGTCGGGAACAACCGGTATGAGGGAAGCACAGGGAATATATTTAATGCTTTCGGCAAATACGAGGTCGCCGTTTTTGCGAAGGACGATGCAGGGGACATATCATCGGTGTCACAG
- a CDS encoding outer membrane protein transport protein, with protein MVSTYSFVNAQDQVEFSSTLNPVGSGARATGMGGAFIAVADDATAASWNPAGLIKLEKPEVSAVYSLFRRKQGYSSDAHPEIATENKMESDSLNYASVAVPFTAFNRNMLVSLNYQRLYEMNKMVDFEFIPQGSSVTQYIEFDQEGQLYAISPALAVQVTPEFYIGATLNLWKDWAGRNGWVMKQKTVAGNSFQTTAIDFRDEVDFEGVNGHLGFLWTINGNFTVGGVYKTAFDADLRHKFTETVTLDVPSLGIHEESPDSDSFDTSMEMPASYGVGLAYRHSDVWTVAFDIYRTDWSEFVLTDRDGNETNPVTREPISKGSLKDTTQIRLGTEYLHIRGTYVFPLRFGLFYDPEPAMGSVDDFYGISIGGGLVHGRIAIDWSYVYRTGNNTTGDIPSVKGSSADIYQHAAMVSSIFYFE; from the coding sequence ATGGTATCAACTTACTCCTTTGTAAATGCCCAGGACCAGGTCGAGTTTTCATCAACTTTAAATCCGGTAGGCTCAGGAGCAAGGGCCACTGGTATGGGAGGCGCCTTTATTGCCGTGGCCGATGATGCCACCGCCGCATCCTGGAACCCTGCGGGACTTATCAAGCTCGAAAAGCCCGAGGTATCGGCAGTGTACTCATTGTTCAGAAGAAAACAGGGTTACAGCTCTGACGCGCATCCTGAAATTGCAACCGAAAACAAAATGGAGTCCGACAGCCTTAACTATGCCAGCGTGGCTGTCCCTTTTACAGCCTTTAACAGGAACATGCTCGTTTCATTAAATTACCAGCGGCTTTATGAGATGAACAAGATGGTAGATTTTGAGTTCATCCCGCAAGGCTCTTCAGTTACCCAGTATATTGAGTTCGATCAGGAAGGGCAGCTTTATGCGATATCTCCGGCATTGGCTGTGCAGGTTACGCCTGAATTTTATATTGGAGCGACTCTTAACCTGTGGAAGGACTGGGCAGGCAGAAACGGATGGGTCATGAAGCAGAAGACAGTAGCTGGAAACAGTTTTCAGACAACCGCAATTGACTTCAGAGATGAAGTTGATTTTGAGGGTGTCAACGGACATTTGGGTTTTTTATGGACAATAAACGGAAATTTTACAGTCGGAGGAGTTTATAAAACTGCGTTCGATGCAGACCTGCGGCACAAATTTACCGAAACAGTTACATTAGACGTCCCCAGTTTGGGTATTCATGAAGAATCACCTGATAGTGACAGCTTTGACACCTCAATGGAAATGCCTGCCTCATACGGCGTCGGTCTGGCTTACAGACATTCCGACGTCTGGACTGTCGCATTCGATATCTACAGGACCGACTGGTCAGAATTTGTTCTGACGGACAGAGACGGGAATGAAACCAACCCCGTAACCAGGGAACCGATCAGTAAAGGAAGCCTGAAGGACACGACACAGATACGTCTTGGTACCGAATATCTGCATATCAGGGGGACATATGTATTCCCACTGAGGTTCGGACTTTTTTATGACCCCGAACCTGCTATGGGAAGCGTTGATGATTTTTACGGGATATCGATCGGCGGAGGACTGGTGCACGGAAGAATCGCGATAGACTGGTCATATGTTTACAGGACCGGGAACAACACTACAGGCGATATACCTTCTGTTAAAGGGAGCAGCGCCGATATATACCAGCATGCAGCAATGGTATCGTCAATTTTTTATTTTGAATAA
- a CDS encoding CHAT domain-containing protein — protein sequence MDNNMTDIDKILAEREKIDSLLKSKFSRAISIMFTDIKGSTSFYESRGDIDGRVMVHRHNEIVLPLLKEFNGELLKTIGDATMTVFDSPSNALGCAIAIQRKLREVNKGGAESEHIHVRIGLNYGTAIVDKGDVFGDVVNVASRVESLADAGEIFITEDMYREVRNNDEFIFRFVEDAQVKGKKKAIKVYRVVWHEEALSMGITRTLSHGNESIFVLEASISGQKLKISGYERAGREESPVKGYKEINFNEAKIKEYTSGVIDLLNRANRRGKISSDLLVKLKDFGRLMFDELIPVSVKDKLIKTRVKNLMVNIDDSLVFVPWELLFDGKEFLCRRFSLGRSVSTKQQVSVVIRALGRPLKMQLLADPGGDLKASYEEGVEIKNEISALDDWVDVTLKSTDIRTDYVKAKIRNFDIVHYAGHAEHDSLDPENSGWVLKDGMLRAEDIKNMRGAMPMPSLVFSNACKSGHSEEWKLEEDYEDRIFGLANAFLLAGVQHYIGTFWEIPDEAGSYFAIHFYKYIAQGSTIGEAMRKARVALINKYGEDTIVWAGYMLYGDPTTAYVYAEMEAREKENKTDKPVNEATVSPELRHKESVIQLGEEKKSHRSLIIAGIAVLLIAAVAALFFGRGKTEPGAGVNATVSPAVSAVSAGEKEAERKRIDELVASLAKDYRADRFQKKNDVRDEWNSMPITMVFMDVKSLDGSDESNPKKLLTLLPLALQEETRFKIVEREILDKLLQELKLSQSDLSDPLTSLRIGKLFSARLIMSGTIIPDRKGLMVISKFIDTETSQVVKVINTGSSSGEIEMNTVNDLGNSIAKWISGSFPLRGKVLSVSGGRCRINLGQIHGLKKGDRLKVIQEQPESGGIQSAKVIIEIGEVEKDSSFALVTGKPGLIKQGDRIREIND from the coding sequence ATGGACAATAACATGACAGACATAGATAAAATTTTAGCGGAAAGAGAAAAGATCGATTCTCTGCTGAAATCGAAATTCAGCAGGGCAATATCCATTATGTTTACCGATATCAAGGGCTCTACTTCCTTCTACGAATCAAGAGGGGACATTGACGGCAGGGTCATGGTACACAGGCACAATGAGATAGTGCTGCCTTTATTAAAGGAATTTAACGGAGAGCTGCTCAAAACTATAGGTGATGCGACCATGACCGTTTTTGACTCTCCGTCGAACGCCCTGGGTTGCGCCATTGCAATACAACGCAAGTTGAGGGAAGTGAATAAGGGCGGGGCCGAAAGCGAGCACATTCACGTGAGGATAGGGCTGAATTATGGAACGGCCATAGTTGACAAAGGGGACGTGTTCGGGGACGTTGTCAATGTTGCGAGCAGGGTTGAATCCCTTGCGGACGCCGGCGAGATTTTTATTACGGAAGACATGTACCGGGAAGTAAGAAACAATGATGAGTTCATATTCCGTTTTGTGGAAGATGCTCAGGTCAAAGGGAAAAAGAAAGCTATAAAAGTATACAGGGTGGTATGGCATGAAGAAGCATTAAGCATGGGGATAACCAGGACACTTTCACACGGGAATGAAAGCATATTCGTTCTTGAGGCTTCGATATCGGGTCAGAAACTGAAAATAAGCGGGTATGAAAGGGCGGGCCGGGAGGAAAGTCCTGTCAAGGGATACAAAGAAATTAATTTCAATGAGGCAAAGATCAAGGAATACACAAGCGGGGTCATTGATCTTCTCAACAGGGCCAACCGGCGGGGAAAGATCAGCAGTGACCTGCTGGTCAAACTGAAAGACTTCGGCAGACTGATGTTCGACGAACTCATCCCCGTGTCCGTCAAGGACAAGCTGATCAAAACACGCGTAAAGAATCTGATGGTAAACATTGACGACAGTCTTGTCTTTGTCCCCTGGGAGCTGCTTTTTGACGGCAAAGAGTTCCTGTGCCGGCGTTTCAGCCTGGGCAGGTCCGTAAGCACAAAACAGCAGGTATCTGTCGTCATAAGGGCATTGGGGAGGCCGCTTAAGATGCAGCTCCTGGCTGACCCCGGAGGGGACCTCAAAGCTTCCTATGAGGAAGGGGTGGAAATCAAAAATGAAATCAGCGCCCTTGATGACTGGGTCGATGTCACGTTAAAGTCGACAGACATCAGGACTGACTATGTAAAAGCAAAAATAAGGAATTTCGATATTGTCCATTATGCCGGGCATGCCGAGCATGATTCCCTGGACCCTGAGAACAGCGGATGGGTCCTGAAAGACGGGATGCTGAGAGCAGAGGACATAAAAAATATGAGGGGCGCTATGCCTATGCCGTCGCTGGTCTTTTCAAATGCTTGCAAGTCGGGGCACTCCGAAGAGTGGAAGCTTGAAGAAGATTATGAGGACAGGATATTCGGTCTTGCCAACGCTTTTTTACTGGCCGGGGTGCAGCATTATATCGGGACATTCTGGGAAATTCCCGATGAGGCAGGGTCCTATTTTGCTATTCACTTTTACAAATACATTGCACAAGGCTCAACGATCGGTGAGGCAATGAGAAAGGCCCGGGTTGCCCTGATTAACAAATATGGCGAGGACACGATTGTCTGGGCCGGCTACATGCTTTACGGCGACCCGACAACGGCATACGTTTATGCTGAAATGGAAGCCCGCGAAAAAGAAAATAAGACTGATAAACCGGTCAATGAAGCGACGGTGTCCCCTGAACTGAGACATAAAGAGAGTGTGATACAGCTTGGAGAAGAAAAGAAGTCCCATAGGAGTTTGATAATTGCGGGGATTGCTGTCCTGCTTATCGCTGCTGTTGCAGCACTTTTTTTCGGCAGGGGGAAGACGGAACCGGGCGCCGGAGTAAATGCAACAGTATCACCGGCAGTCAGTGCTGTGTCTGCAGGGGAAAAAGAGGCCGAACGTAAAAGGATTGATGAACTCGTGGCCTCTCTCGCTAAAGACTACAGAGCGGACAGATTTCAAAAGAAGAATGACGTCCGTGACGAGTGGAACTCAATGCCGATCACAATGGTATTCATGGATGTAAAGTCTCTCGACGGCAGTGATGAAAGTAATCCTAAAAAACTGCTCACTCTCCTTCCTCTGGCTCTTCAGGAGGAAACGAGGTTCAAAATCGTGGAAAGAGAAATTCTTGACAAACTCCTTCAAGAGCTGAAGCTGAGCCAGTCCGATCTTTCCGATCCGCTTACGTCGCTCAGGATCGGAAAGCTGTTTTCAGCACGCTTGATCATGTCAGGGACTATCATTCCAGACAGGAAGGGACTGATGGTCATCTCGAAATTTATCGACACGGAAACATCTCAGGTCGTAAAAGTGATTAATACGGGATCTTCTTCAGGAGAAATAGAAATGAACACGGTAAATGACCTCGGAAACAGTATTGCAAAATGGATCAGCGGGAGCTTCCCGCTCAGGGGAAAGGTCCTCTCAGTTTCAGGCGGAAGGTGCCGGATAAATCTTGGACAGATTCATGGACTGAAAAAAGGGGACAGGCTGAAAGTTATTCAGGAACAACCTGAAAGCGGCGGAATTCAGTCTGCAAAAGTTATCATCGAAATTGGTGAGGTAGAAAAAGACAGCTCCTTTGCACTTGTTACGGGAAAGCCGGGACTGATAAAACAGGGTGACAGAATACGTGAAATTAATGATTAA
- a CDS encoding zf-HC2 domain-containing protein — protein MHPEHRKCLSDFEISAYIDGRLSPEERQSFEQALMECEDCRGNFGAIRSVILKKDDRNLEDVPEHIIRNAVNLFHDKNSLFDIILGLIKDSVRVIHCDENFDVLTPLPVGGLRAGRTESPKMIALKKSFEDIKIELDIEKTAGSLCNIGIHVAAIKDKSILNNLRIELISGGRELISTLLEDGKTTLEDITTGKYTIRLHKNMNVLGEISLKIQ, from the coding sequence ATGCATCCTGAACACAGGAAATGTTTAAGCGACTTTGAGATTTCCGCTTATATAGATGGAAGGCTTTCTCCGGAAGAGAGACAGTCGTTTGAACAGGCGCTTATGGAATGTGAAGACTGTCGGGGGAATTTTGGCGCAATCAGAAGTGTCATCCTTAAGAAGGACGATAGAAACCTTGAAGACGTCCCGGAACATATTATACGGAACGCGGTCAACCTGTTTCATGATAAAAACAGCCTGTTCGATATAATACTGGGTCTTATAAAAGACTCTGTCAGGGTCATCCATTGCGATGAAAATTTTGACGTGCTGACACCCCTTCCTGTGGGAGGTTTACGCGCCGGCAGGACAGAATCTCCAAAGATGATAGCACTTAAAAAATCGTTTGAAGATATTAAAATAGAGCTCGATATTGAAAAAACTGCCGGGAGCCTGTGTAATATCGGAATACATGTTGCCGCTATTAAAGATAAGAGCATTTTAAATAACCTGAGGATTGAACTTATATCCGGAGGGCGGGAGCTTATATCGACCCTCCTTGAAGATGGAAAAACGACACTGGAAGACATCACCACAGGCAAATATACAATCAGGCTTCATAAGAACATGAATGTCTTAGGAGAAATATCTCTTAAAATACAATAG
- a CDS encoding sigma-70 family RNA polymerase sigma factor yields the protein MKNNLNDNELIHKCLHDEDRDAWEVFVRRYSRLIWNFIRRTFHSYSFTCAPEDVEDLFNAVLLSLLENDMKKLRQFNSEYSCSVSTWLTTMTIRMTIDHMRKDRTRLFVEPVQEDGEIWDTIADNRYMPDRYAEDRQQSTMLAKAINALSPKDRRLYDLLLHRGLSPEDTAKVLNMSVSAVYTGKHRIIEKIKKYVQDM from the coding sequence ATGAAGAATAATCTGAATGACAATGAGCTGATACACAAGTGCCTCCATGATGAAGACAGGGACGCCTGGGAAGTCTTTGTAAGAAGGTATTCCCGGCTTATCTGGAATTTTATCAGGAGGACATTCCATTCCTATTCTTTTACCTGCGCCCCGGAAGACGTTGAAGACCTCTTTAACGCAGTGCTTCTTTCCCTGCTGGAAAACGACATGAAAAAGCTAAGACAATTCAACAGCGAATATTCATGCTCTGTATCCACATGGTTAACGACAATGACGATTCGAATGACAATCGACCATATGAGGAAAGACAGGACGCGGCTTTTTGTAGAGCCTGTACAGGAGGACGGGGAAATCTGGGACACCATAGCTGATAACAGATATATGCCGGACAGATACGCCGAAGACAGGCAGCAGAGCACTATGCTGGCAAAGGCCATAAATGCTTTATCACCAAAAGACAGGAGATTATACGATCTGCTTTTGCACAGGGGCCTTTCTCCCGAAGATACCGCAAAGGTTCTCAATATGTCGGTGTCTGCGGTATATACAGGCAAACACAGGATTATTGAAAAAATCAAAAAATATGTACAGGACATGTAA